One window of Neisseria subflava genomic DNA carries:
- a CDS encoding type IV secretion system protein: MVGFAPIFILCLLFKRTAPLFQKWLYFGLATIFSSVLLGVMAEISMDLVGHLFGGAAAGKFVATVIGEGGTTGIMETVTQQLGLGLMLSTLLITVPPMAGMWFNGIMASYSGYNAMQGWGNGQPATPPGMNSQSQVEQRANQVSEKMIQNSNHSTNFTPYTMAEYGNSLQPTNTNIIKTQEQTQIGLANRKTTKEGDS; encoded by the coding sequence ATAGTCGGTTTCGCGCCTATCTTTATTTTGTGCCTCCTATTCAAAAGAACCGCTCCGCTGTTCCAAAAATGGCTATACTTCGGATTGGCTACCATCTTCTCCAGCGTCTTGCTCGGCGTCATGGCGGAGATTTCCATGGACTTGGTGGGCCACTTATTCGGCGGCGCGGCAGCCGGCAAATTTGTGGCAACCGTCATCGGTGAAGGCGGCACTACCGGCATTATGGAAACCGTTACCCAACAACTGGGCTTGGGTCTGATGCTCTCCACCTTACTGATTACCGTACCGCCTATGGCAGGCATGTGGTTTAACGGTATCATGGCATCCTACTCCGGATACAATGCAATGCAGGGCTGGGGAAACGGTCAGCCTGCTACGCCACCGGGGATGAATAGTCAATCACAAGTAGAACAGAGAGCTAATCAGGTTAGTGAAAAAATGATTCAAAATTCTAATCACTCGACTAATTTTACACCATATACAATGGCGGAATATGGGAATTCTTTGCAACCTACAAATACTAATATTATAAAAACTCAAGAACAGACACAAATTGGATTAGCTAATAGAAAAACAACCAAAGAAGGAGACTCGTAA
- a CDS encoding TrbM/KikA/MpfK family conjugal transfer protein, translated as MKHLSIFVLTAALLPFSTSAVNASDIAGKLLTGDKKYACEAITCLTSPGTPPKECNPSLHRFYSIHHKYAQDTISARRRFLQQCPASRDKEIAPIIEIVVHR; from the coding sequence ATGAAACACTTATCTATTTTTGTTTTAACAGCGGCTCTGCTACCGTTTTCTACCTCTGCCGTCAATGCTTCAGATATTGCCGGCAAGCTGCTGACTGGCGATAAAAAATATGCCTGTGAGGCCATTACCTGCCTGACTTCTCCGGGTACGCCGCCTAAAGAATGCAACCCTTCACTGCACAGGTTCTATTCCATTCACCACAAATACGCGCAAGACACCATCAGCGCACGCCGCCGCTTCCTCCAGCAGTGTCCTGCTTCTCGTGACAAAGAGATTGCACCCATTATCGAAATAGTCGTACATAGATAA
- a CDS encoding DUF4189 domain-containing protein, with product MNKFLFILLGLTSLNIYANGCGGEYQPATGTCRIIDSSGRQILYNVGKPQSSNSNSPQSQTEVINVPSKYGAWAVNLKTGISAGAIEMDSLAAAKKLAIKTCEQGGRNAPCVIGVSVRNGCIAVAQGKSGKKLKTFYGTEPSIGQAEPTALRKCQASGAVQCRITTPEGCSLPKF from the coding sequence ATGAACAAATTTCTTTTTATACTGTTAGGACTGACTAGTCTAAATATTTATGCCAACGGTTGTGGCGGCGAATACCAACCGGCAACTGGAACCTGTCGTATTATTGACAGCTCGGGCCGACAAATTCTGTATAACGTTGGTAAGCCTCAATCTTCCAATAGTAATTCTCCTCAGAGTCAAACAGAAGTTATCAATGTACCTTCAAAATATGGGGCGTGGGCAGTCAACCTTAAAACAGGTATTTCAGCTGGTGCCATTGAAATGGATTCACTTGCTGCTGCCAAGAAACTAGCTATTAAAACTTGTGAGCAAGGTGGGCGTAACGCACCATGTGTAATTGGAGTGTCTGTTAGGAACGGCTGTATCGCCGTTGCTCAAGGAAAATCTGGCAAAAAACTGAAAACATTCTATGGAACAGAACCCTCTATTGGTCAAGCAGAACCGACAGCCTTAAGGAAATGTCAGGCTTCGGGAGCTGTACAATGTAGAATTACTACGCCTGAGGGCTGCTCACTACCTAAATTCTAA